A stretch of Paludisphaera borealis DNA encodes these proteins:
- a CDS encoding UbiA-like polyprenyltransferase has translation MSIALSRVRDYLELVRFSHTLFALPFALLGAVLAAWGPRGLEGRPRDWLGILLCMATARSAAMAFNRLIDRDYDARNPRTAGRHLPAGLLTPTAVAGFTALCSAAFVASTLLFLPNPWPLRLALPVLLWLLGYSYTKRFTSLAHFWLGASLSLTPIAAWIALRGDVTWAPVLLALAVFFWVAGFDIIYACQDADFDREAGLRSVPGTLGIARALHLAALCHAFMIAALVGLGLVYPLGGVYYVGVAAAAVLLVYEHSLVRPDDLARVNQAFFHVNVVVSVGLLVFSVIDLIV, from the coding sequence ATGTCGATCGCATTGTCCCGCGTCCGCGACTACCTGGAACTCGTGCGGTTCAGCCACACGCTGTTCGCCCTGCCCTTCGCCCTGCTGGGGGCGGTGCTGGCGGCCTGGGGGCCGAGGGGGCTTGAAGGTCGCCCGCGCGACTGGCTGGGAATCCTCCTCTGCATGGCGACGGCCCGGTCGGCGGCCATGGCCTTCAACCGGCTGATCGACCGCGATTACGACGCCCGCAACCCGCGCACCGCCGGCCGTCACCTCCCCGCCGGCCTGCTCACGCCGACCGCCGTGGCGGGCTTCACGGCGCTCTGCTCGGCGGCCTTCGTCGCCTCGACGCTGCTGTTCCTGCCCAACCCCTGGCCGCTCCGGCTCGCGCTGCCGGTCTTGCTCTGGCTGCTGGGCTATTCGTACACGAAGCGGTTTACGAGCCTCGCCCACTTCTGGCTGGGCGCCTCGCTGAGCCTCACTCCGATCGCCGCCTGGATCGCGCTTCGGGGCGACGTCACCTGGGCCCCGGTCCTGCTCGCCCTGGCGGTCTTCTTCTGGGTGGCGGGATTCGACATCATCTACGCTTGCCAGGACGCCGATTTCGATCGCGAGGCGGGGCTTCGAAGCGTACCCGGCACGCTGGGAATTGCCCGAGCGCTCCACCTGGCCGCGCTCTGCCATGCGTTCATGATCGCCGCGCTCGTGGGCCTCGGGCTGGTTTACCCGCTCGGCGGGGTTTACTACGTGGGGGTGGCGGCGGCGGCGGTCCTTCTGGTCTACGAGCATTCGCTGGTGCGGCCCGACGACCTGGCGCGCGTGAACCAGGCGTTCTTCCACGTCAACGTCGTCGTCAGCGTCGGACTTCTGGTTTTCAGCGTGATCGACTTGATCGTATAA
- the mqnE gene encoding aminofutalosine synthase MqnE yields MADDVARLKVIREKVEAGQRLSFEDGLAMEESHDLFELGSLANLVRERLNGDLGFYNVNTHINPTNVCVYTCDFCAFRADLGEAKAYVMDRDQVIERARQAASRGATEMHIVGGLHHKLKLDYYIDVVRWIKETAPEIHVKAYTAVEIEYFSKITRVSTEEVLKRLIDAGLGSLPGGGAEIFHLEVREKVCGAKASTEQWLDVHRTAHRLGLHSNATMLYGHIDRPLHRIDHLVRLRELQDETGGFQTFIPLAFHPDNSEMSEIPKPSGMMDLKTMAISRLMLDNFPHIKAYWVMLGLKTAQIALSFGADDIDGTVVHEKIYHEAGAETPQEVVVDEIRRLITEAGRVPVERDTLYRQVNRGDGRWTSGERIATPALAVLNPR; encoded by the coding sequence ATGGCGGACGATGTCGCTCGTCTCAAGGTGATTCGCGAGAAGGTGGAAGCCGGCCAGAGGCTCAGCTTCGAGGATGGTCTGGCGATGGAGGAGTCGCACGACCTGTTCGAGCTGGGCTCGCTGGCCAACCTGGTGCGCGAGCGGCTCAACGGCGATCTCGGCTTCTACAACGTCAACACGCACATCAATCCGACGAACGTCTGCGTCTACACGTGCGACTTCTGCGCCTTCCGCGCCGATCTCGGCGAGGCCAAGGCGTACGTGATGGATCGCGATCAAGTGATCGAGCGCGCCCGCCAGGCGGCGTCGCGCGGGGCGACGGAGATGCACATCGTCGGCGGCCTGCACCACAAGCTGAAGCTCGACTATTACATCGACGTCGTCCGCTGGATCAAGGAGACCGCGCCCGAGATCCACGTGAAGGCGTACACCGCCGTCGAGATCGAATATTTCTCCAAGATCACGCGGGTCTCAACCGAAGAGGTCTTGAAGCGACTGATCGACGCCGGCCTGGGAAGCCTTCCCGGCGGCGGCGCCGAGATCTTCCATCTCGAAGTCCGCGAGAAGGTCTGCGGGGCCAAGGCCTCGACCGAGCAATGGCTCGACGTCCACCGGACGGCGCATCGCCTGGGCCTGCACTCGAACGCCACGATGCTCTACGGCCACATCGACCGCCCGTTGCACCGGATCGACCACCTGGTGCGGCTCCGCGAGCTTCAGGACGAGACCGGCGGCTTCCAGACCTTCATCCCGCTGGCGTTCCATCCCGACAACTCGGAGATGTCCGAGATCCCCAAGCCGTCGGGGATGATGGACCTCAAGACGATGGCGATCAGCCGGCTGATGCTCGACAACTTCCCTCACATCAAAGCCTACTGGGTGATGCTGGGGCTCAAGACCGCGCAGATCGCGCTCTCGTTCGGCGCCGACGACATCGACGGCACCGTCGTTCACGAGAAGATCTACCACGAGGCCGGTGCCGAGACGCCCCAGGAAGTGGTCGTCGACGAGATCCGCCGCCTCATCACCGAGGCCGGTCGTGTCCCCGTCGAGCGCGACACGCTGTACCGCCAGGTGAACCGCGGCGACGGCCGCTGGACCAGCGGTGAGCGGATCGCCACCCCCGCGCTGGCCGTTTTGAACCCGCGCTGA
- a CDS encoding class I SAM-dependent methyltransferase, which translates to MRDHNKAFCRLVAETFDCPAPVFEFGSYQVEGQEGYANLRGMFAGKSFVGCDMRAGPGVDRIEDVSAISLPSNSAGTVLCVETFEHVFEVRRAFDEVFRILKPGGLFLITTPLNFRIHAYPDDYWRMTPSCLRRMMSPYEGRIIGSQGFSSFPHSVMALGAKTPAPSDFTERAEALIAGYRRHLEEASASLPLRAKMRRRIGAIYRSKGERQQLTGYYHSDFTVETGVELQPSATREARFDAASSATPGSKKHDPKKVGNGKKSLWRHPSIAYWF; encoded by the coding sequence ATGCGAGACCACAACAAGGCGTTCTGCCGCCTTGTGGCCGAGACCTTCGATTGTCCCGCCCCTGTCTTCGAGTTCGGGTCCTATCAGGTCGAAGGTCAAGAAGGCTACGCCAATCTCCGCGGCATGTTCGCCGGCAAGTCGTTCGTCGGCTGCGACATGCGGGCCGGCCCCGGCGTCGACCGGATCGAGGACGTTTCGGCCATCTCCCTGCCGTCGAATTCGGCGGGAACGGTGCTCTGCGTCGAGACGTTCGAGCACGTCTTCGAAGTCCGCAGGGCGTTCGACGAGGTGTTCCGGATTCTCAAGCCCGGCGGCTTGTTCCTCATCACCACGCCGCTGAATTTCCGGATTCACGCCTACCCCGACGACTACTGGCGGATGACGCCAAGCTGCCTGAGGCGGATGATGAGCCCCTACGAAGGGCGGATCATCGGCTCGCAGGGCTTCTCGTCGTTTCCGCATTCGGTGATGGCGTTGGGCGCCAAGACGCCGGCGCCCTCGGACTTCACCGAACGGGCCGAAGCGCTGATCGCCGGCTACCGTCGCCACCTCGAAGAGGCCAGTGCGAGCCTTCCCCTCCGCGCCAAGATGCGGCGGCGGATCGGCGCGATCTACCGATCCAAGGGCGAGCGCCAGCAACTCACCGGCTACTACCACTCTGACTTCACGGTCGAGACAGGGGTGGAGTTGCAGCCGTCCGCGACGCGCGAAGCGCGTTTCGACGCCGCCTCAAGTGCAACCCCCGGTTCGAAGAAGCACGATCCCAAGAAAGTCGGCAACGGGAAGAAAAGTCTATGGCGACATCCATCGATCGCATACTGGTTCTAG